Within Xanthocytophaga agilis, the genomic segment CTAAAGGAAAAGTTGCCTGCTGTGACTATTTCGGGACTTTTCAAAGGAGGTAAAAGCGATAGTGACCTTCAAAAGCACTCCAACTTTTTGGCTATTGACCTGGACTATGTAACCGATGTGGAAAAGGTGAAAGCCTTTCTGGAAGAAGACCCCTACACCTATGCTGTCTTTACCAGTTGCCGGGGCAAAGGGTTGTGTATTGTAGTGAAGATTGAAGGTAAAAAACACAAGCCAGCCTTTGATGGACTGACACAGTATTATTTTCAGCTGTACGGACAAATCGTTGATCCATCGGGTCGTAATGTTTCGCGTCTACGGTTTGTCAGCTATGATCCGGACTTGTTTCTCAATGAAGAGTCGAAGGTATTTAAGCAATACCCGGAGAAAGAAAAGAAACGCCCGGATACACGGAATATATTCTTTGGCTCCCATGACATTGACCATGTCTTTGACCAGATCCAGAGTCGCCAGATCGATATTACAGGAGGCTATCATCAGTGGTGTACTATTGCCTTTGCCCTGGCTGATTATTTTGGGGAAGCAGGTAGAGAACGCTTTCTGGCTGTGAGTCAGTATTCGTCTTTGTATGATGCCAAAAAGGCGGACATGCAGTTTAGTGCCTGCCTCAGACATAATGCTACCAGTGTGAAGAAGGTCACCATTGCCACCTTTCTGTGGTATTGCAAACAACAAGGTATCAGCATTATTTCCGACCAGACCAAAGCCATTGTGCAGTCAGCCAAACTGGGTAAGAATGGAAGTAATACAGCAGAGGGTACTGTCAATGTATTGCAGGAAGTATACGGCATGGACCCTGAGATCACCCGTCCTATTGTAGAACAGGTCTATGCGTCTCCTTCCGAGAAGTCCGATGATCAACTGCCGATTGTGGTACAGCTTCAGAAATACTGGAAAGAGTACCAGACAGATGTACGGCGTAATGTAATCAGCAAGAAATGCTACCGGGGCAATATACAGCTTACCGAAAGGGATCTGATGGACATTTATATGGATGCATCTCAGAAGCTCAATATCAATGTACCCAAAGAGACGGTTGCCGACATGATGAAATCGTCTATGGTGCCAGAGTTTAATCCCCTGTGTGAGTTTTTTGAGGGAATGAGCAATCCAAAGTCTGGTTACATCCGGCAAATGGCCGAATGCCTCAGAAGCCCTCAGGGACATGACTATGCCGAGTATATGCTCACCAAATGGATGATGAGTTGCATTGCCTCTGTCTATGGCAGGTCCAGTCAGGTCATGCTGACTCTTTGTGGAGAACAGGGAAAGGGAAAAAGTGTCTTCTTTTTGAAGATCCTTCCTGAATCGTTTCCTTTTCGGAGTGAACTGATTTGTGAAGACAACTTCAAACGGAATGACTCTCAGAATAACAAGCTGCTGCTGATTACCCGCTGGATCGTAGTGGATGACGAATTTAAATCCATCGAACAAATTGGTGAAAATGCCCTCAAAGCCTATATCACCCAGACAAGTGTAAACGTTCGTTTTGCCTTTGAACGGGTGCCTGAAAACATTCCCCGTTTCTGCAACCTGGTAGGAACCAGCAATGAAAACACGTTTCTGAAAGACCCAACCGGAAACCGTCGCTTTCCTATCATTGAAACAGGAGAAATAGACCAGGACCGTTACAATACCATTGATAAATATGAACTCTGGAAAGAGGCTTACTTTATTTATCTGCAAAATCCGGATTCAAAATTTGATGCAAACGATTTCCAGCTGATCAATGAGGTGGCAGACAGCTATCTGCGTCGTACACCTGAACAGGAACTGTTATTAAAGTTCTATGAAGAAGCCGATGAAGAAACAGGCATATTCCGAACTACTACTGAGATTCTGAATATGCTGTTAGGAAGTAGCAACATCAAAAACATGAATACAGTCAATCTGGGTAGGGCGATATCGGCACTCAAGTGGAAAAAAATCACTCAGGGGCGAGATCGAACCAAGCGATACGGGTACTGGGTAAAAGAACGGAGTTTCTCACTAAGTAAGCTGGGGTAAGTGGGGACAAGTGGGGCAAGATTCAGGGGTAGGTTAACTACCTGATACTGAGGCGGGGTAAGAGGGGGAGCATTTTTGGCCGGAAACTCTCCTGGAACAGACGGGAATAGTGGGGTATGTATATACTATATATAGTATTTTTTATAATATTCTTTATATACATATATAAGGGAATCTTACCCCTCTTACCCCGCACTCTGTATCAGGCAGTTAAGTCTACCCCAAATTCTACCCCTATCATACCCCACTTACCCCACCAGTAAAAAAACACCATTTCCATCATCTAACTCTCTGATTTACAATATGCAACCAAACGAATCTCGTTTACAGGGCCTGTGCTTCCAATGGCACTGGAACACATTTCCTCACTACAGAGGCTTATTACATATGAACAACAACACCGCCCAAAACGCCATTAAAGGCGCTTTAAACCGCTCAATGGGAGTTGTCAAAGGAGTAGCAGACCTGGAATACTTCTTTGCTTCTACAGGCCATTTTATAGAGTTAAAATCACAAGAGGGCATTCAGAGTGAAGAACAGAAACTATTCCAGTCCAGAATTGAAGAACAAGGTGGAAACTATCACATTATTCGCAGCTATGAGGCTTTTAAACAATTGATCACCACTATTCATACAGGCCACCACCGATGAAAAAAATACAATCACACACAATCTATGATGACAATCCGAACCCTGTAGGGGCAGGGCTCGCCCCTGCCCAGATTCCCACCGAACGATTGGGATGATTCCGACCCAATGTAGGGGCGATTGGCAGATCGCCCACATTCCCACAGACACGGCATGGGATACATCCGAAAGGATTGTCTGTTAAATCTGATCCTTCGCGAATGGAACCAGGGCGACCGCCAGTCGCCCCTACAGGTGTCGGATTAATCCAATCATAGCCTTTGGGACACCGGGCGCACACATGGGTGCGCCCCTACAAATACAATCACACAAAATCCTATTATCCAATTACCAAAAACACAACATCTATTATTCACCCTAAAACCCACAACCCATATGTATTTTGACGCTGAAGCCTACGAGCAATACCAACAAAGTCACCAATCATCGACCAACTTCTGGCGCAGAGCCACCCAAACCTATGAAAACGCTTACCTGCATTTTCTCGAATGGGGGCTGCAACATCCAGACCCGCAAAAGTCACCAATACGCTTATCGATCACAGGCAAAAACAGACGCTATTCGAGTATGGTCTATGAGTTCTTCCAGTCCAAAGGGTTAGTGATAAACATCCTTGGTCAACTACAAGACAAACAGATCGTCTATACCTTCCAGATCCTACAAGACACCAATGCCAACTACCAGATCACCGATCCCGACGACCTGGCCTGCAAACGCGGCTACCCTACCCGATACGATGCTGAAACGGCTGCCTTCAAGCTGGCATTCACAGCGCTGGACAACTGGATAGAAGAACAGCAAAGTTTCGGCTTTAAACTTCGGTAAACCAGGTCTTGCATTGAATTTACCGAAGTGCCAACTCCTATCGTGTCCGATAACTTTACTCAAAATGGAGACTGTAAATAAAGGAAAAACATTTTCATAGAAGAAATCCCTTTTTTGTCCTTCTGAAAGAAACTTTTGGCAAGGTTAGCGGCCTTTCCGACTGGAGATACTTGTTTTTCTCAGAACCCAGGCATGGCTCTATTTGTCACAAGATTCTTTCAGAAGGACAGGAAGGAGGTTGAGAGGGTAAAAGTGAATTTTTCCCTAAAACCCTCAAAATTGAAAAATTTATCGGACCAGATAAGTACCAACCTTGCGGTGTATTCCACGCATCGGATGGTTTGCGGTTTATTCAAGGCAGAAATTTTTCTGCGGTAAATTCAACGCAGAAATAAAACTGCGGTTTATTCACTGCAAACACAGATGTGATCGGAATACACCGCAAATGCTATCAGCCACAGATACAGCGAGTGGAGTTCACCGCAAAACTGTCCCTGCGGTTTATTTACCGCAAAACATTTCGTGCGGTGAATAAACCGCAACACACATATCCATTTATTTACCCATCAATTCATCTAAAAAACTTTGACCATGAACTTACAGGAAATAGGCCAACGCATACACCATGTACGCACCGAAATAACGGGACTCTCTCAACGCGAATTCGTCCGCCGTATGGGAATTAATCAAAGCAATATCTCTACCCTGGAAAAAGGCCAGAGCCTACCCTCCTGCTTCTTTCTGTTTAGCATGCATATTACCTATGATGTGAACCTGAATTGGATCATGACAGGTGCTGGGGAAGTGTCTTGTAAAACAAACAGTAACTCAAAGTAGATAAAAGTAAGTCAAACCCCTGTTTTGAGCGTAGTTCTGATAATCAAAACAACGCTCAAAAACGTGTGTGTTTAATGCCGATATTTGTAAAGTCAATCAGCAAGTAGTCCGGACACTGACTGGTGATTAGGTTTCACTATTCAACTACTTATACAATTATGGCATTAACACTAACCTTATTGACATCCAAAGCAGATTGTGACAAAGTACTCGACGATCTGAGTAAACAAAAAAGCGAACTGGAATACAAGCAGATTTCCGTAACCCGTAGTCGGGATAATTCATCTGATAGAGCCAGTGACATCGAAGCAACTCTGGCCTCTGCTACAGCAGAAGTAGATTCGCTGACAGCTATTATCGCTGTATTGCCCGAAGGCTCTACCAAGACCGAGATGGAGACGCGTAAAGTGAAGGCAGAGTACAAGTTGTTCACGGCTGAGCAACGTAAGTTGCAGTATGGTACCACAGCGGTCATTCTCTACGAATCGCAGCTGGACGAGATCGAGCAACGACTGTTTGTAATTGATGGCTCGATGTCTTCTATCACCACTCACAAGGCTACACTACCTGCCTAACCCAAGGTAGTACTGTTGAGTTTGTATGATAACGATGTGATAACGGGAAGCAGTAGACTAGTAACCTACTGCTTCTTTCTTTCAGGCCGCACTGTCAGTACACCGTCTAATTCCATTTCCATTTCTTCCATTTAACGACTCTATTAAATGCAGATACGTATTTTACTCAGTGCCCTATGTTTTGTGCTCGGATTAGCTGTAGGCGTCTTTACAGAACACAGGCTTAACCCGGATGAGGTCTACTCCTGTGAGGTAATTGACTATAGTCAGATTGAGCAGATTGTGGCGAAACAAGTAGCAGCTCACACGGTACAACCGTTGGACGTGGAAAAGATCAAACATGTAAAAAGTTTTACTTACGCACCTGTCTATTCA encodes:
- a CDS encoding VapE domain-containing protein codes for the protein MTNHTITLFSDAYAKTGQEYSLNTFLENINNGTWKKAVQKVRNSTNEDIQKKLKEKLPAVTISGLFKGGKSDSDLQKHSNFLAIDLDYVTDVEKVKAFLEEDPYTYAVFTSCRGKGLCIVVKIEGKKHKPAFDGLTQYYFQLYGQIVDPSGRNVSRLRFVSYDPDLFLNEESKVFKQYPEKEKKRPDTRNIFFGSHDIDHVFDQIQSRQIDITGGYHQWCTIAFALADYFGEAGRERFLAVSQYSSLYDAKKADMQFSACLRHNATSVKKVTIATFLWYCKQQGISIISDQTKAIVQSAKLGKNGSNTAEGTVNVLQEVYGMDPEITRPIVEQVYASPSEKSDDQLPIVVQLQKYWKEYQTDVRRNVISKKCYRGNIQLTERDLMDIYMDASQKLNINVPKETVADMMKSSMVPEFNPLCEFFEGMSNPKSGYIRQMAECLRSPQGHDYAEYMLTKWMMSCIASVYGRSSQVMLTLCGEQGKGKSVFFLKILPESFPFRSELICEDNFKRNDSQNNKLLLITRWIVVDDEFKSIEQIGENALKAYITQTSVNVRFAFERVPENIPRFCNLVGTSNENTFLKDPTGNRRFPIIETGEIDQDRYNTIDKYELWKEAYFIYLQNPDSKFDANDFQLINEVADSYLRRTPEQELLLKFYEEADEETGIFRTTTEILNMLLGSSNIKNMNTVNLGRAISALKWKKITQGRDRTKRYGYWVKERSFSLSKLG
- a CDS encoding helix-turn-helix transcriptional regulator; amino-acid sequence: MNLQEIGQRIHHVRTEITGLSQREFVRRMGINQSNISTLEKGQSLPSCFFLFSMHITYDVNLNWIMTGAGEVSCKTNSNSK